Below is a genomic region from Vicia villosa cultivar HV-30 ecotype Madison, WI unplaced genomic scaffold, Vvil1.0 ctg.000053F_1_1_2_unsc, whole genome shotgun sequence.
TCTTTTCTAGTATTGTCGTCACCTTTGGATGTCATGCCCTTGTCAATAATTTAAGGAATTTAAGATTTAGTACGCCAAATCTAAAGGTTTTCTCATGATTCATCAAGTGGTTTTTTAAGTGAAACAATCTCTTTTGTAAATCAAAAATTGATTCACCGACCTGCATTCTAAACATTTCATAATCTTAAGATAAATTATTTAGTTTTGATCTTTTTACTTCTACATTTCCTTCATGAATCACTTCCAAAGTATTTCAAATATCTTTTTCTATTTTACAATTAGAAACacgaagaattcatccatacctAAGGCTTATGAAATCATGTTATTAGCCTTATTGTCAAATAGCATTTTTTACTGGCATCGTCATTTCAAGAGCCTTTTACTTTTACTTGTTCTATTTCATTGATGATCTTCATAGGAATGTATGGAACATTGTTAATAGTATCTCGtatttcttctccttgtgcttatACATACATCCACGTGTGAATTATTCAGAAGTCGTAATATTCACCGACGAAACATGGAGGTTTGTTGTTACTTCCACCATATCCAAGAAACGACTATGCGCAAGCCATCTTTTTAGATCGAGGACCAAGCTACCTTAACCTACTCTGATGTCCATTGTAAATATAAAGTGCAACCTatgagggggtgaattaggtttaaaAACTTTATCAACTATTTTGCATGTGTTATGGTTCTTTTTATTTTTCCGAAAAGTTATGATGAATGGATGAAGGATAAAGCAGGAAACAtaaaattttgtaaagaaaattgACACAAGATATATCCTGATTCCTCTTTCCAAACAAGGGTAGTCCGGTCTCTCTATACCCCATGAAGGATTTCGCTATGTTAGAAATTATACAGCCTCACAATAAGTCTTTCTTCaattcttcaacaaaatcaagGTAGCATACCACTTTCTGATTTTATAATGCACAAAGCAAGAACCCTATTTTCTTCTAAGTTTTCTTGTTTACAACCACTAGGCAAATAAGTtacaattaaacaaataattgaaTATAGATAAAATTGTTAAGTACATATGAATTTTGATAATCcataaaattcaagaattacGAACTCTAAGTGCTCAAAAAACATTTTTCTGAATGATTGAAAAGTATGCAATAAAGTTTCTAAGAGTTTTCATAAAATGCAGATGAATTCTTTTGATAATATTGGAGGAAAATGAACTGAGTCAATCAATTGCCATATGTAAAAAATGGAATGGTAAAACGGTTGAATCAACATGTAAATCGATTGAtctcttttgttttttaaaattttatttcactGAGGAAATGTCAATCTATTGGATCAATAAGGTCAATCGATTGACCTTCTTAAAACTTTGAAAGATTTCTAAATTAAAGATGCAACTTTAAAACAACACATGCATCAATGTTAAAGTTTATTTCTTAAGTACCTAAGGCTTATAACAATTGAAATGCAAATTGTACCTTAGTATAAATACATTTTCATAAAACATAGCTTCATCAATCCATTTCCACGAAAACTTCAATCCTAATCTTTTTATTCAATCCATTAATTTATCTTCGTCAAAACATCATCTTTATAAAAACCAAGTCTTTCGCATCAAATTCAAGTTCACTATTCCGATCATCATCTTATTCTCGCGTATAACACTATAAGTATAGTGATGGAAGAATGTTTTTGAGACATTTTTTTATTGCAAATGAATCACACATTATAAGAGAGGGGAAGTTAAGTCAAACCACTGTGAAAAGAATAATGATAAGCTCCTACtattttttattggaaaaaagttgctttattgaaaaaaaaagttgTTGAGATAAACTCTTATTTTCTTAGCATGACATGTTTCTATAGTAATATGTAAAATTACTTAATTCAGAATTGACGGTGATAAAATGAATTTATAAAGAGTTTTGTATAGTAAGTCTTGAAGAATGAATTAGGAAAGTGTGGCATGTGTAACACGAGGATAGCTATCAGCCACTAATTTAAACTACCAATATCTTAACAACTCTATAACTAACTGATCCAGCAGAAGTAACGAAAGCACCGAAACACATAAGCAAGAAACCATGAATCACGTTTTGTCTCTCATTCTTTCCTTCCTCCTCTTCACTTTCATCACCAATCTTCCATCAAACAATGCTGCTCCTTCTTTTGGTGATGTAGTGGACACTGATGGGAACACCCTTACCCAAGATAACACATACATCATTTCTCCAGCAAATAGTAGCGCTTATAGTGGAGGGATAACCCTAGGCAAAGCCACTAATTCAAAATGTCCACTAAATGTCATACAAAACAATCATGAACAAGGCATACCAGTTAAGTTCACCATACCAGAAAGCCCCTATAGTGACATCTTAACTTTTGATTATCTTGAGATTGAGTTCACTAACAAACCTGACTGTGCTGAATCATCGAAATGGTTCGTGTTTGTTGATAACACTACTCAACTGAAATATGTTGGTATTGGTGGTCCTGAAAACTATCATGGTGTTGAAATAATCGATGGAAAGTTTTTGATTATAGAATATCTATCTGAAAGTTCTTATAGTCTTGTATTTTGTTTCGAAACGACTGGTGAATGGGCTCCTGTTGGACTGAAAGAGTTCAATTCTGAAGAAGGTACATCACGTTTGGTTTTGATGTTAGTTGATGATTTTCGTGTCAAATTCGTTAAGGATGCTCCTCTTAATTCTGTTGTGGGTGATAAAATTAGTAATATGCGTTAGGTTTAGTTATGTTCTAATGAATACATGGAGTAATTTGTATTAGTAATTTGCACCTTTGCTTTGTTGTAGTTGAACCTGGATtcaactttatttccatttatttgTTCTTGAAGTTGCTTAAATTTGAGAGCCCACGTTCATTATGCCAAATACATGATATACTTACTTCCTTCCTCACTCCTTTCTTTATTATAAGTTACTAGGTTGAAAAATCATGT
It encodes:
- the LOC131623140 gene encoding kunitz-type trypsin inhibitor-like 1 protein, producing the protein MNHVLSLILSFLLFTFITNLPSNNAAPSFGDVVDTDGNTLTQDNTYIISPANSSAYSGGITLGKATNSKCPLNVIQNNHEQGIPVKFTIPESPYSDILTFDYLEIEFTNKPDCAESSKWFVFVDNTTQLKYVGIGGPENYHGVEIIDGKFLIIEYLSESSYSLVFCFETTGEWAPVGLKEFNSEEGTSRLVLMLVDDFRVKFVKDAPLNSVVGDKISNMR